A stretch of DNA from Poecilia reticulata strain Guanapo linkage group LG18, Guppy_female_1.0+MT, whole genome shotgun sequence:
tatatcgCTGCACTTGACTTCTTTGCTTGCTAGCTCGCTGTCTCTAGCTCTGCAGACGTGGAGTCCAAGACTAATGTCTGGGCTCATGGCcgccccctgccatgaggcaagaaaactgcctgcctcacctcgaatctgttctctgtcGTTTATGATATCTGATATCTGAAAATTTAGAGTGAAAGCTATACACCAACTCATCTACATCACTAAGCTTAAGGGCGAAGAAGAAGAATAGATTTGATTAAacgtttctgttgtgttttctgtgaaagaacgttttgtgatagtagctTTTTGGCTAAGTGAGTGaatctttgttgtttctttcaaaGATAACAGGGAAGTGATCCGAAAGggcgacatcagttacagaaacattggaaatattcacacccttactgagaaccaggtccagtgtgtggcCTCGATTGTGGGTTGTTGAATTAGACCAAAATTATCAAGAATATTACACAGCTTTTTTGCCCCTCTGTCTGGGGGGTTGTTTCCTGACTGTCAAAATCACGTGAAATATATGCTTACTGGGTTATTGAATTCCATGTATGTTCTATGGTAATAAAGTGCATTTTATGTTACAGTCAGCAACTGTaggtattttatatatttttttaccgtaaatttactgattttttatttatttatttttttttgcagtgttttagtGTGGCCATCAAAAAGCCCTGATCTCACTCCTATGGAAAAATTGTGGGAAGATCTGAAAAGGTGTGTGCAAGGGAGGTGGCCTACAAAATGGACTCAGACCCACCCACTAACTCTGTgatcaggaggaatgggccagaaCTCCAGCAAAATGTTGAGTGAAAtcttgtggaaggaaaccccAAAGGCTTGACACAAATCATGTAGtttagtaaatagaaataattttggtaattctaaggTAAAGCGTGATAAGTTTGGTTTGTAACTTCAGACAGGGAGGAGAAAAgaagataatttaaaatataaaaacaattccCTTGCattattgtgttttcattatttttttattaaactgacaGGTATATGCTTTACAGAATACTTTGTgttataaatacaattaaaaggaaaggaaaaactgGACAATCATACAGGACGTTGCTCAGACAGCTTATTTTTGGTAAATCCTACAGTATTTATTGAGAGAGAAATCTTCACCAAACTAAATAATCCATCAAGAAATACcttcatgtttaattttaaagatgATAAATTAATTCAATGACACAGAATAATtagtttttcataaataaataaaacaaaattgacaTGAGGAAATTATCAAGTTTCagtgaatgttttaaagtttaaagttcgAAGTGAATTAGAACAACATTCTTGTTCCCACAAGCAATAATTGACATTTTCATGCAGATTTTCCCCTGGAAACCAGCAGAAGTGTTATTGCTGTGTTGAAAGAAGCCATGACAACAGGACCAAGCTGAATGCAGTGATGAGGCTGATTGTGTGGCTTACTCCACTTGACGTTTCtgtgtgtaaaagaaaaaaaacaccttacaTCAACAAACTCCTTCTTGATGTCATAGGTCTTGtatcattaacattttaatctacattttttCTATAGTTTGAATGTAGTTTAGCTTACGTGTGCCATCCACAAAAATTGAAGTGATGTCAATGTTGAAAGCTGTGACGGTTGAATTTGCTTTCACCAAAACATCTCTGATTTGGGTGTTACTAGGTTGGGATGCTGTTGCAAATTCAAGGCCAATATTGTTGATGATTGATCCATTACTGCAGACGTAACAACATTTCAGTTAATCTATGCACATTCATATTAAACAGTCTTCAGAATTTATCTGCAACTCTTACCTGAATGAAATCACAATGAAACTGCGGAAAGAAGAGAACGCTGCCTGATAGAGTGGTAGaagctgcagaaagaaaaataaaagtgtgagTTTTCTACTAATGGTGAATTTTAACATTGGGTACTTCCAAATACAATTGCACCAATCAGGCTTGAAGCTTGTGAAAAAGCAGTAAAGGGAATACAATTCTGTCcagaccattttttttctgtcatattgCAAGCTCGTAATAttcaaaccattttattttcttttttttcatcattgtttttcgattcatgcaaaaaataaagatggaacATGTTTTTGAGTCTGTGTGACATTGTATAGAAATTTTATATTTGCTGCCAAAGCACGCAGatatgaagaaagaaaacttgacgtattatttattttagataagaTGTTTTAGGCACTAATGACTAATGCAAAAATTTCACAACCATCTCAAATAATACTTACATGGGTCTTCAAAAGTTCAGCTCGATTTTTGAAAGCTGTAGATGATGTGATGAGCAAGTCATTGGTAAATATCTCTCCCGCAGACCTAAAAGTCAGTCGCTTTGTCACTATTGACTCCACAGTTGTAGTTGTTGTGGTGGTTGGCTTAGTTGTAGTAGTTGTATTGGTGGTTGGCGTAGTTGT
This window harbors:
- the LOC103480642 gene encoding cell wall protein DAN4-like; translated protein: MIYRKKFGLLFIRSFVIAFRSSQRFFLRMNSTEAEVGLEFNKTTSAEILPKNEDVQQTLVEAINSTTFNVTFIPSTISLIKTPLATAAPTTNTTTTTTTTPTTNTTTTTKPTTTTTTTVESIVTKRLTFRSAGEIFTNDLLITSSTAFKNRAELLKTHLLPLYQAAFSSFRSFIVISFSNGSIINNIGLEFATASQPSNTQIRDVLVKANSTVTAFNIDITSIFVDGTQTSSGVSHTISLITAFSLVLLSWLLSTQQ